From the Halobacterium zhouii genome, the window TCGAAATTCCGAGCTCGAACGGTGTTTTCACACACACCGCGGCGAAAGCCGACTGTGAACTTCGTGTCGAGTCTCTTCTTCCTCGGGCAGACGGGAATTGGTTGGTGTATTTTGTCGCCTCGAACAGCGACCCCGAAACCGTGGTCGAAGCGCTGCAAGAATTCCCTACTGTCGAATCCATCGAACGAATGCGGTCGTCTAACGGTGGAGAACTCTTCGGACTCGTTCTGACAGAACTTTCCGGCCTGAGTTTCCTTGGCGAACAAGGCGCGACGATTACTGCCCTCACCGCGACATCCACAGAAGCCGAAATCACGCTCGAATTGCCACAGTCAACGGACGTCCGGTCGTTTATGGAGACGTGTGAAGCGAACCATCCGAATGCGGAACTTCTCAGCCGGAAGGAGGTAGCGGACGAGAACACGGATAGTCTCAACAAGCAGGTGATCGGTGAACTAACAGACCCCCAGCACAGGGCGCTCAAAGTTGCCTTGGAGGGCGGATTCTTCGAGTGGCCGCGAGACAAAACCGGTGAAGAAATCGCTGAATCACTCGGGGTTTCGCCACCGACCTTCCACCGTCACCTCCGAATAGCCCTCGAAACGGTCGTTTCGAGCGTTCTCGATTAGTTTCTGCTCTCGTTTAAACAGTTAGGGCCTCGCCAGCGAGTGCGTTAATGGAATAGTTAGCATCTTCTCAGGACCTGGGCCGCGAAGAGTAAGATGAGTAGCAATGACACTTGGCGTCGAAAGCATGCCCACACCGGCCCAACAGCACCCTCCCGCGCGGCCGGTGCTAATCGCACATCCAGACAGCGATACCGTGTCGCAGTACGATGGATGGTTGCCTGATTACTGCACAGCCCAGTCTGCTCTCTGTGGACGCGAAGCTATCGAGAAACACACTGCTGAAACGAGTGTCGCGATTCTCGACGAGGGGCTCGCCGAGTGCTGTGCGGAGGAAGTGGCGGCCAAGATATGCGGCACAGAAGCGTCGACGAAAATCCTCTCTACGAGGACGGACCCCTCACAATCAGCCGCTGGAAAACGTTCCGTATTCGATGATACGCTGGCGAGTCCGATTGCGGAAGCGGACTTTCGCTCCACCGTCGAATCGCTTCACCGGCGGGCAACGTACGACAAACTACTCGGCGAGTACTACACTCTCGCCCGAGAGCGCGCCACACTCGAAAGTAAAACATTGACCCCTGGTTCACAGGAGGCCGTTCGCTACACCGAGGTGATTTCGGAGTTGGCCGAACTGGAAGCGGCATTAGAGCGAGCGCTGGCAGACTTCGATGACGCCGACTACAGGGCCGTTTTCGAGGTGGTCCTTGCATGAAATACTGTCCGGATGCGTGTCCGGAATGCGGATTCGTCTGGTATTCCTATCAAGGCCGGAACTACGGGAGAGGTTTCGAGCAATTAGCAGCAGGTATCTGGAAGTGTACCCGGCGCGACCATCGGGTGAAGTCATCATCGACGAAAGAGAAGCGGGTTGCCCGGTTCTGACTCTCATTCTAGCGCAGGTTCGTCCTCTTTTCCCTCATTCTGCAACCGCTGAACCTCCTGTTGCTGCGCCACCCACATCGAGAAGATGATCGGCCACTTCGGGTCGGCCGTGTGCTGGACGTGGCCGGGATACGGCCGATCCATCGCGGCGTCGACCAGCTATCTTCAGCCAGGTGTTCGAGTATCCGTTCCTCTAACTGCTGCACCCAGCGCGCCGACGTTCTCATCCCTAGTGAGCTACGACCTTGCGGTCTCGCCATTCTCGTCTATTCCCTCCAGAGTCCGGTGTAAAGACGTTTGCTCCGTGGCCGTTGGCGGATCCGTCTGCCCGTAGATACCACTCACAAGTGTAGCAGGCCGGAGCACGTGGGCACGCGCTCCGTGAACGCGGTCCCGTGATTAAGAGGACCGCCAAACCATACGCGGGGTCGATTCCCCACGGGAGACCGGAGACGCCGTCGGCGTAAAAGGTCACCGTAACGAGTGTGCCTACGCCGGACGCCGCTCACTTCCGCTTCTCGACCCACGCATCCAGTTTCTCGGTCGCTCGCTCCGGGTCGCGGTCGGCGCTCAGTAACTCGTCCAGCAGCGCCGTGGCCTCCGCCGACACCCGGTCGCTGGCTTCGAGTCGCGGGACGAGCCAGCCCCGGAGTTTCGTCAGCGGCGTCTGCAGCAGTCCGCCCTCGGAATCGCTGTCGGCCATCGGGTGCGTGCAAGCGATGAGCGGCGCGGACTTGAAACCCCGCGCTCGGCCTCGATAGCCAGTCGTCGGTCGGCGCGAGCGAGCGCATAGCGAAGCCGGTAACCGGCTATTCGCGGAGGTGGCAGGCGGCGCGGCTGTCGCCGGCGAGGCCCGGGTTCGAGCGCTCGCAGACGCTCTCGAAGGTCTCGCGGAGGCGGTCGCGGGCGGCGTCCTCGTCGCCGTCGGCGAGCGCGGCGAACGCCTCGGAGAGCGCGTCCGCGGCCGCGGCGGGCACGTCCCGGGAGACGTGGTCGTGCCACGCGTCGCTGTCTTCGACGTCGTCGGCGTCGAGTTCGCCGCGCGTCAGGCGGTCGCGGACGTCCATCACGTCGCGGAACGCCTCCTGGTCGATGTCGAGGTCTTCGGGCGGGATGACCTTCGGGCAGCGCGTCCGGAACCGACAGCCCGAGGGCGGGTCGCGCGGCGACGGGACGTCGCCGGCGAGCGTGTGGATGTCGCGGTCGGCTTCGTCGGTATCGGGCCGTGGCACGCTCTCTAAGAGTGCCTGCGTGTACGGGTGCTTCGGGTCGTCGAACAGCTGGCGCGTGGGCGCCGTCTCCACGATTTCGCCGAGATACATGACGGCGACGCGGTCGCAGATGTGGCGGACGACCGAGAGGTCGTGGGCGATGAACAGATACGTCAGTCCGAACTCCTCCTGGAGGTCGTCGAGGAGGTTCAGAATCTGGGCCTGCACGCTCACGTCGAGTGCGCTCACGGGCTCGTCGAGCACGAGGAAGTCAGGTTCGAGCGCGAGCGCGCGGGCGATGCCGACGCGTTGCTGCTGGCCGCCGGAGAACTCGTGGGGGTAGCGGTCGAACTGGTCGGCGGACAGGCCGACGCGTTCGAGCAGGTTGCGGACGCGCTCGTCGCGCTCTGCGGGCGTCCCCACGTCGTGGACCTCGAGCGGTTCGCGAACGATCTCGCCGGCGGTCATGCGCGGGTCGAGGCTCCCGTGTGGGTCCTGGAAGACGATGCCGGCACGCTGCCGGAACGCGGTCATGTCGTCGCCCGAGAGGGCCGAGACGTCCTCGCCGTCGAACTCGACGGTGCCGCCGGTCGGCTCGCGGAGTCGGAGCACGGTCTCGCCCGTGGTGGATTTCCCACAGCCGGACTCGCCGACGAGGCCGAGCGTCTCGCCCTCGTTGACGTCGAAGCTCACGCCATCGACGGCCTGCACGGCGGTCGCGTCGCGGCGCAGTACGGTGTCGAGCAGGGAGCCGCGTTCGTAGTAGTGTTTCTCGAGGTCCTCGACGCACAGTAGGGGGTCAGTCACTGGTCGACACCCCCTCGCTGTCCGCGGCCGGTTCCGGGCTTCCCGCTGTGTCTGCGTCTTCGGTCGTCTCGCCGTCCTCGGTCGACCCGGCATCCTCGACCGTCTCCGACACCGCCGCGGGGTCGTCGTGCAGCGCCTGCGACTCGTCGTACGGGTGGTCCGCGAGGTAGCACTTCGCGGCGTGCTCCTCGCTGCCGCCGCAGTCGAACTCCGGGGGCTTGTCGAGGCACTCTTCCATCGCCTTCGGGCAGCGGTCCGCGAAGTAACA encodes:
- a CDS encoding HalX domain-containing protein — protein: MTLGVESMPTPAQQHPPARPVLIAHPDSDTVSQYDGWLPDYCTAQSALCGREAIEKHTAETSVAILDEGLAECCAEEVAAKICGTEASTKILSTRTDPSQSAAGKRSVFDDTLASPIAEADFRSTVESLHRRATYDKLLGEYYTLARERATLESKTLTPGSQEAVRYTEVISELAELEAALERALADFDDADYRAVFEVVLA
- a CDS encoding ABC transporter ATP-binding protein; the encoded protein is MTDPLLCVEDLEKHYYERGSLLDTVLRRDATAVQAVDGVSFDVNEGETLGLVGESGCGKSTTGETVLRLREPTGGTVEFDGEDVSALSGDDMTAFRQRAGIVFQDPHGSLDPRMTAGEIVREPLEVHDVGTPAERDERVRNLLERVGLSADQFDRYPHEFSGGQQQRVGIARALALEPDFLVLDEPVSALDVSVQAQILNLLDDLQEEFGLTYLFIAHDLSVVRHICDRVAVMYLGEIVETAPTRQLFDDPKHPYTQALLESVPRPDTDEADRDIHTLAGDVPSPRDPPSGCRFRTRCPKVIPPEDLDIDQEAFRDVMDVRDRLTRGELDADDVEDSDAWHDHVSRDVPAAAADALSEAFAALADGDEDAARDRLRETFESVCERSNPGLAGDSRAACHLRE